A single Gemmatimonadota bacterium DNA region contains:
- a CDS encoding uroporphyrinogen-III synthase translates to LCGVRVAAVGCATAGALRSRGIEADDKPEVFRAEKLVEALAWGRDLPNARILFPAADIAGPAVEEGLTAAGASVTRVTVYRTVLAAGMPGDIASMLEDGKIHLAVFASSSAVSAFAKTAGPDGPQRWTRGVRIACIGPSTAQTAAEAGLSVDIIPNQATVPALVDAIVRDRLAAGERLE, encoded by the coding sequence CCCTGTGCGGGGTCCGCGTCGCCGCGGTAGGCTGCGCCACGGCCGGCGCGCTGCGAAGTCGCGGGATCGAAGCGGATGATAAACCGGAAGTCTTCCGGGCTGAAAAGCTCGTGGAAGCCCTGGCCTGGGGCCGCGATCTGCCGAACGCGCGGATCCTCTTCCCCGCGGCGGACATCGCGGGTCCCGCCGTAGAGGAGGGACTGACCGCCGCCGGCGCGTCCGTGACCCGGGTGACGGTCTACCGCACGGTCCTTGCAGCGGGCATGCCGGGCGACATAGCGTCCATGCTGGAAGACGGGAAGATCCATCTGGCCGTGTTCGCCAGTTCGTCGGCCGTGTCGGCGTTCGCGAAGACCGCGGGGCCGGACGGCCCGCAACGCTGGACCCGTGGCGTACGCATCGCGTGTATCGGTCCATCGACGGCGCAAACCGCCGCGGAGGCGGGCCTGTCCGTGGATATCATACCCAACCAGGCGACGGTCCCCGCGCTCGTGGACGCGATCGTGCGTGACCGGCTGGCCGCGGGGGAGCGACTCGAATAA
- a CDS encoding zinc ribbon domain-containing protein has translation MPFCPECECEYAQGVEQCPICASPLVETLNEASTWVCDECKEEIPGDARFCPVCGTAFVDDLRCLTQPDQPAHGRCVVCGQHVCGDCGIRRQGRYFCERHGLEEESPVEEEILYRAEDREALNYRRYLAQQGVDCRVFSAEQDAGLLLDTRSVDEARIIVPSKHRAPVRDWMVSRSIDTGHVLFQCERCSALNGFDGGGCANCGGS, from the coding sequence ATGCCTTTCTGTCCGGAATGCGAATGCGAATACGCCCAGGGGGTCGAGCAGTGCCCTATCTGCGCGTCACCCCTGGTCGAAACGTTGAACGAGGCGTCGACCTGGGTCTGCGATGAGTGCAAAGAGGAGATCCCGGGAGATGCGCGGTTTTGCCCGGTCTGCGGGACGGCCTTCGTCGACGACCTGCGCTGCCTGACCCAACCGGACCAGCCCGCCCACGGACGATGCGTCGTCTGCGGACAGCACGTATGCGGAGACTGCGGCATCCGCCGGCAGGGCCGGTATTTCTGTGAAAGACACGGGCTGGAAGAGGAATCTCCGGTCGAGGAAGAGATCCTCTACCGGGCCGAAGACCGGGAAGCGCTGAACTACCGGCGCTACCTTGCGCAGCAGGGCGTGGATTGCCGGGTGTTCTCGGCCGAACAGGACGCCGGCCTCCTCCTGGACACGCGATCGGTCGACGAGGCCAGAATCATCGTGCCTTCGAAACACCGGGCGCCGGTGCGGGATTGGATGGTTTCACGGTCCATCGACACCGGGCATGTCCTGTTCCAGTGTGAACGCTGCAGCGCCCTGAACGGATTCGACGGCGGTGGTTGCGCCAACTGCGGCGGGTCCTGA